The following proteins are co-located in the Castanea sativa cultivar Marrone di Chiusa Pesio chromosome 8, ASM4071231v1 genome:
- the LOC142607608 gene encoding uncharacterized protein LOC142607608, with protein sequence MVMERHIQTFLNRLSFVSITIATLTLLLLFLQTPQTCVPPNSPPKPHLKFPKSSCDSSPRELLPIDKKNRRLWSSNSWQSKVSSFSHFFTSIHHLGFLHNHSKVLCVSAGAGHEVMALSKLGTLDVTGVELVDSPPLVSRADPHNLPFFDNIFDLVYTGHLEEALFPARFVSEMERTARGNGVCVVVVEECGNDDVRQIVGLFQNSRLVSVANVSLVGLRMTRIIMRTRMMS encoded by the coding sequence ATGGTAATGGAGAGGCACATTCAAACCTTCCTAAACAGGCTCTCCTTTGTCTCAATCACCATAGCCACCTTgaccctcctcctcctcttcctccaaACCCCACAAACCTGTGTCCCTCCAAACTCACCTCCCAAACCCCACCTCAAATTCCCAAAGTCCTCCTGTGATTCCTCCCCACGCGAGCTTCTACCCATTGACAAGAAAAACCGGCGCCTCTGGTCCTCCAACTCATGGCAATCCAAAGTCTCCTCCTTTTCCCACTTCTTCACCTCAATCCACCATCTGGGTTTTCTTCACAACCACTCCAAAGTCCTCTGTGTCTCCGCTGGGGCTGGCCACGAGGTCATGGCACTTTCAAAGCTTGGAACTTTAGACGTTACTGGGGTTGAATTGGTCGACTCGCCGCCTTTAGTGAGCCGCGCTGATCCGCATAACTTGCCCTTCTTTGACAATATCTTTGATTTGGTGTATACTGGGCATTTGGAGGAGGCTTTGTTTCCGGCCAGATTTGTGTCTGAGATGGAGAGAACGGCGAGGGGTAATGGGGTCTGTGTTGTCGTTGTGGAGGAGTGTGGTAATGACGATGTGAGACAGATTGTGGGTTTGTTTCAGAATTCCAGGCTTGTTAGCGTGGCCAATGTTAGTTTGGTTGGATTGAGAATGACAAGGATTATAATGAGAACTAGGATGATGTCttaa